The Epinephelus lanceolatus isolate andai-2023 chromosome 19, ASM4190304v1, whole genome shotgun sequence DNA segment agagaggggggagaggTTCAAAACACTGCTGCTTGTTTGCTCACAGTATTTCCGGTAAAACCCTGATCTGTGTCAAGCAACTCAAGCATGAGAACGTTGCCTTAAGTACAAAATAGGACACAAAATCAGATCCATCTGTTTATGGAGCTTTTAGGAGTAGAGAGAGGTTAAGATTACCAAAACTTGTAAACTATAACTTGTAAATAAAATCCTCCCACGTCCATAGACAATCCATTTCATTAAATGTGGAGTTCATGACACAGCATACCTGCAGGGCACTCTCTGACTTGCTTGGAATAGGCTGGACTTTGCTCAGCTGCACTCTAGGAGTCAAGGACACATTTTTAGTTTCATTATGACATTATGACTGCAAGACTCTCTTAAATCGTAGCCATTATATGGAATATGAATGCTTATTGAGAGCATAAAGTGAGTCCACACATAATGTCCTTACAGTGATATCTGCAGGAAACTGCAAGTAAAAAACTGAGATGTGGAGGCAACAGGTTGTATGGGAGAAAACTGTGTCATCATAATCAGTGAGTAAATATGTGTGATTCCTCTGTTTCTACTGAGATATATTCTGTTCTGTGTAAGTGACTGGAAGATTTGTTGTCTCTGATGATGATATTAGGATGCAGTTAATTAAGTAGTTCtcataaaaaatgtgttaatctTATACATTTTCATAGACATATTATCATCCCTTAAAAGATCTTATGGCACAAGTACTCAAGTTCATACATCTTACTCTATAGCACCCCCTCTCTTATCACTGTTATTTAATACTGATGCAGTATACTAAAGATCGTGCCAACTTTCAATCAACCAAAAAAGTTGATCATGGAGTAGTATATCCTAATATTACATATTAGCTGACAATGAGGTTTACATGCTTACATCATCAACATGCAAACAGAACCAAAGCTCTCTAAGAAGACATGTAAAACTTAGCACATAAAGTAAAACTTCTGGAAGTTACCTCTTGTGCACCAGATCCAGAGTTTTCACGTTTCCCCAAATCAGTACAGAGGGTAAAAATGTACAGTGCTGTACAGCtgaggagcaggagcagagTGGTAAGTCTGAGCCGCATTTCCTGTTGCTTCATGTCCCGACAGTGGTTGATGAGAATGAGCACACACTCGTCCTGGCCAATATCTGTCACTGCATCCCCACAGGCAGCTTGAGCTTGCACAGTGTGCCCAACCAGGCTCTGTCCCATGGCCGCCAGTCTGATCTCTGTCATAGTGTCTGTGAACTGGCTGCTCATAAAAGCTGTGTACCGATAGCACATGCTGAGTCTTATATTTGCTGTTGAGCAGTGGGGCTGTAGCCAACCGCCTACACCAAAATCCTCATTTGGGAATGATGTCATCTGTCCATTCATACTGATGGGaagggagaggagaaagaggaggagcacAAGGCCAGAAGGCAAATCCAAGTGCAGTGTCCAAAACATGTGAATAGGTTTTATCTTAGTTACACCTCAGTCATAGAGCAAAGCATCAGTTTTTCTCAAAGATAAATCCTTGGTGATCTCCTAAAGAaataaatcatataaaaatGCTTCATCTCCTTAGCCCTCAAAGACTCGTCAGAAACTGCCTGTCTGCTGCTCAGTATGAAATGCTTTCTCCCATGTTGTGAATAGCTTTTACTCATTTAGCATGATAAATATACctgaaaattaaactttttaattttgtttggaGGTTGATCACATGGGCTACCATCTTTGTTTGGTTTGAAAAAGAGAGAGTAGATAAATGTTTTACTTTGTGCTGCAGACAGAATACCAGTATCAGTtgttacagcagagagagagttgAGAGATGTGGGATTAACCAGTCTTAAAGCagctaaatgttgtgtaaaAACAATTATCTGTAAACATTTTCTGTGGGTTAGTCACTACAAGAAACAACTCTCAAGAGTTATTTGACCTGTTGTTAAAATTAACTTTGATTTTGAGACCACAGCCATGTTAATTAATGTTTGTATTTGGCTTATATTTATGTTGTGTAGCTGATACATTAATGTGTATATAATTCACAATtccttttgttttaaaaaccCCCAAATAAGTCCAGATGCTTCATTTTAATGCCAGCGgtgcatttctgatttctttctgtggtgcctccatctttgatttgatgaacttcctgccaaatgccacTGACTGAGAACTCATCAGCCTCATCTAGTGGACCAAAAAAGCAATTGATCTTATTTTTCTATAACCAAAAGTTctgttaaaatgtatatttgcaaaaatgaataATGTATATAATGACAGATCGATCTTTGGCAAATACTGCAATACTATGTGGTAtcaattttttccccctcccctaatatataaagaaataaaataaaataaaaatttgtcGATGAACACAATGTCTGGTTGGTTAgccatcactagtttgtcagtctggatctggatAGTCTCGCCATCAGACAATCAGAGATTTCCagcttctgatagtctggggacactcctttctaaagtatgtttaacacaccggcgaaaaaggccggcaacaaagcaacacctcttgcatttttgaaagaacacgccctcccggaaatgtgcgttcccccttttctcgtccgcaaggaaacaaacacacagagagcttgaaaatggatgctgagagatttaactccgttttatcaaacgtgtacTCAGTCCACAAgactgtggaaatgaaggacttacagcaacttgagccattttgtaccgctacacgtgtttctagtcggactatgtttacgagcacaaaagttcagcgagccaccgaaggaccgccctgcggatttactattggttctgcaacatagggagtttttttaaacaattttaattttaaacaattttttgaaattgtatccgcccatctaaacacaaaatcagggagaaagacatcagtctttagttaagcaaagcgtctaaagactgacttgtgagtctaggatctggaagtcccacaggatctaaGCTCGATCATTCTCAACCAACttaggaggtgtcttccattctGACTTCCAGCCCATACACAGTGCAGAAACATcctgactgagaatcttcacagaCATCCTCCTGTTCTTTATTCTCAGGTTTCTGCTGCTTGAAGTattcacttagcagctcatcTTTGGGGGCCATCTTCCTGATGTATTCCTGGATCTTGGTCCTTTCGTCCTGGACAGTCGCTACTCTTATTGTACAGTCTCAAGGTGCTGGACTAGGAGATGAAACCAAAATCCAGCACCCTGAAACTGTACACTAAAGCCCCGgttcagtttggtacgctttttttctgtttccactgtgaaaagttgtggatggtaccaatggatccATTCTTAACTGTTTCCATTATTGGtaccccttctgttggggtacctagcacacagatctggtaccaaaaggtggagctgtgaacactgcagtctgttgattggtcagtagcggaCAGTCATTCCACTCCAGccaccagccacaactcaggggctgagttgtggctggtttcgAGGCAGAAGCCACTGTTCATATCGTGGAGAGTTGAATTAGTAGAATGTAACTATAAAAtttaaggatgttttgctgcctcttgcagcagccggagttaaagaagaaataacttaattcaccgAGCCGATTGCCGAgatttttaaggtggaacattaactcgcaatgttactcaatgcaggAGCTGACGACGTgactcaatcaacacacctaAATATTCTATAttacaactttgaccattacttaagcttttatatgacatacacttttagtaatgactggatcttcaagcgtttatgtATTAATTTCGGCCGGGTTAtgtaaactgcatatattctaatcctcacttggagaaaaggAAAGGGTCATGTAGCATCGGGCCAACGCAACACTAAACCCCAGAATTTGTCTGAGAAGtactaaatgcacaaacttgctatttttaaatatcccatggaaaGAGAGTCtctctgcagcctgttttgtttttagctattttgttctgaaaatgttggcgtgcagtCTTGTTCTGTGGACGAGAAACGGGATGCAGACTTTCCTCTGTGTCACCAACATGGCCGTAGCCAGCTATGCGGTCACCGAGGTCCGGACCTCGGTAAAaatttcaaagagaaaaaaaatagaagaagcCCCAAACAGCATGGGAAACATATTACCACACcggacagcttttattttgaaacgatACACAGGAAGTTATCTGATGTATTGGCGGAACGCAGAAAACTTGAATTCAGTTGACAGGAAGACAATACTGGTAGCTGACAGACGAGGTGAGTGAATgatagttttttattattattttagcaaCGACCAAGCAGCCCACTGTGAGTTAAAGTTTAAGAAAAGTTAAGTTCTTGCTaagtaacgttaatgttagAAGCTTTAGCTGTGACACAATGGGTTGAAAACTACTGGCTAATCATGTATTATGTGAGCTCATTAAGTCAGTGCCATGCTCCCGAAGGTAACGTTATTTAACGTTATGCAGGTAGCTGTATCATTCATGACCCAATAAATTTACAAGAGGTTAGGTGGTGTAGAAactatatatacatttatatgacaaaaaatattgaACGTATTATGATATTCTAAATTATAGTGATGCACCTGTATGTTGTACACTAGATTTGATTGAGGTGGTTATTTGATATATAATGGACTGGGCAATAAGAGCATCCCTCTATCTATCTGACCACTATTCAGTGGCTTGAAGCCTTAAACCACATCAAATAATGTTGGTACATTATACAGCACTTTATTCACTTATTTGAAGAGAACATGACCTCACATTTGTGTCATCtactatttatttgttgttgctgCATTACTCTTGCTAGCCTAGAATTTGATAATAATTACATGCAACAATTCAAACCCTTCATTCCAAATTAGATTCAAGCattataatgtaatgttatCAATAAGGTCTAATCAACCTCCTTGACACacaatgaggaaatacagcgagtgctggacggagcagtgagtgacaataaccccacccacatttaaagGTACGGTTTGTAGTGGAAACAATAGGTtataggtaccatgtctgaagggtactTTCAGTACCAAAGGTACCATAACGCAAATGTTtcgtggaaacggggcttaagggTGCTGGACTTGACATGAAACCCTCCATACTGTACATTGTGAGAAGCTTCCTTGTCTTGATATCAGTGGCCTCTACCTCCTTTGGCCATCTTACTATACCAGCGAGGTGTCTGATGACTGGCAGCGCGCACGAACTTGTTCTTTCCATTCAGCTGATTTTTCAGGATATGCCTTACTCTGTGTATGTATTTGGCTGAGGCTGACTTCCTTGGAGCTTCCTCATGGTTCCTATTTGCCTGCGAGACCCCAAGGTATTTGTAGCTGTCCTGAACATTGGCAACGCTGCCTTCTGGTAGTTCAGCCCCCTCGGTTCTGATCATCTTCCCTGTCTTTGACACCATCTGATAGCGCTTATCTAGTCGGAATGACATTGCAATGTCACTGCTGTAGATCCTGGTGAGGTGGATCAGTGTGTCGATGTCTTGCTCGCTCCTGGCATACAGCTTGATGTCATTCATGTAGAGGAGATGACTGATGGTTGCTCCACTTTGGAACTGGTATCCGTAGCCACTCTTTGTGATGAGTTGGCTGAGGGGGTTCAGACCTATGCAAAACAGCAAGGGGTAAGTGCATCACCTTGGTATATGCCGCACTTGATGGTAACTTGTGCAACTGGCTTTGAGTTGGCCTCCAGAGGTGTTTTCCACAGCACCACTGAGATCTCGATGAAGGCTCTTAGTGTCCTGTTTATCTTGTACATTTCCAAGCGAAATACCGAACACCAACTAGGcgcctattcattccaatggagttgctAACCTGATGCATAAGCCAGAAAAAAGTTTCTTgcttccaggtttacttccGTGGTATGTAGCACCCACTGAATACGTACAGTAGTTTAAATCGTTTTTCTCAGCtccaggaaagttttacaaataaaaaaaccctCAATAGATCAAAAGTTCATAATACAGTCATAACTGACCTTGTTTacagtttgaggtgtcctgtcagcagttttacagatgtctctaaTGTAATGGTGCCCTAGGAAAAGGATTTTGGGgattttttcactgcaataccGTGAATGGCCACTGGGAGAAACTGTAGGCAAGGCCGAGCAGCATTCCTAGGGGCCTGGTCTAATTATGATGTGTAATGTACCCTCCTGTCTCATTTTGGATGTTCAGGGATGGCGtgttaatttttgtttgttacatgcattgtgtcttttcaaaatacacttctgttttcacaggaaatgaacagttCTTGCTCATTACATGCCtaagtctttttcaaaataaacctacaACATACTGTAGGTGTACActtttttaggtttatttccttAGGTTTGGCAGGGGAAGtccatggttaggtttagaataaaaagaaaagaaaacatgggTGTTTGCGCTCTCATTACAAGTCCAAAGAAAAACTCACATCAGGTGCGTGGGCAAAAAATTGTCAAGAAGAAAGCAGGAAAAGCTCGCACACTGATCAGAAAAATGGATTGTCCACTCCAGAGGTTGATGGATGTTAAGgtagcatgttttttttttttttcaagattttttgcctttatttgacaggacagttaagtgtgaaagggggagagagagagagagagagaggggatgacatgcagcaaagggccacaggctggactcgaacccgggccgctgcggcaacagccttgtacatggggtgtcTGCTCTGCCACTAAGCCAGAGACGCCCCTAAGGTAGCATGTTTAATGGTCcatcaaaaatatatacaaaaatatataacaaGTGCTACCATAGTgtgaaaaacaagaagaaacaaaagaaaactgaccAGAAACGTTTCGGCTACACAGCCATCCTCAGTCTGCCTAAAGGGGCAAATCACACACCTGTGCTCTATTTGTAGACTGGGGGCAGAGTCAATCAGTGTATGGATCCATACATGTTCCAGGGCCACAAGTACAGATCCTCAAGGGATGATATCTAAAGCTATTATAGCATATTAAAGCATCATCAGATTACTAAGAGAAGAGGCCTGATTTTAGATCAACACTAACAGTTTCAAAACTAGCAATTACAAAATATATAGAAGGATAGAAAGACACATTTCTCATCCCTGATCATGgcagacaacaaacacacaggcatctggtaaggatgcctcccggatacctcccttgggaggtgttttgggcatgtccaaccgggaggagaccttggggccgccccaggacacgctaacaaaagtggctggggagaggactagAGGGCTTCTTTGCTAAGGCTGCTGcctggataagcggaggacgacgagtacgagtacgaattgaaattagtttatcatgttaaatgtccacaattgtatgaaattgctccaatgcgttaaccaatctttgtgcataatcacacagcctgatatgccttgcaaacacagtgggactattttctgaaagcacagagtaaagaatgtcttttttttctcccccggtctgctgtcagcaggagcggggatttcagcaccacggacagcgcgcGTACAAAGACCTGACAGgcgtctccttttaaatgtgtttgctgctagagaaattatacatagcctaataaatgaagacagtgacatattttgacCTGTCTGAG contains these protein-coding regions:
- the LOC117269478 gene encoding uncharacterized protein LOC117269478 → MFWTLHLDLPSGLVLLLFLLSLPISMNGQMTSFPNEDFGVGGWLQPHCSTANIRLSMCYRYTAFMSSQFTDTMTEIRLAAMGQSLVGHTVQAQAACGDAVTDIGQDECVLILINHCRDMKQQEMRLRLTTLLLLLSCTALYIFTLCTDLGKRENSGSGAQESAAEQSPAYSKQVRECPADNPEKDFQRLRIDLRSSGPAYNNTGTGCNKIHGIKWSASLGEEYLKDNSAIVIPKEGYYFVYVRIALGCHDDDGSANLRRFYAELYSWNIAYNQSLHLMDARDGIACTSQQFRSVFMGQLFHLLKGDHLRVCVEEGYKLITKSSFGAYLT